One Paraburkholderia dioscoreae DNA segment encodes these proteins:
- the ilvC gene encoding ketol-acid reductoisomerase gives MKVFYDKDADLSLIKGKQVTIIGYGSQGHAHALNLKESGVNITVGLRKGGASWSKAENAGLQVKEVAEAVKGADVVMMLLPDEQIAEVYAKEVHANIKQGAALAFAHGFNVHYGQVIPRADLDVIMIAPKAPGHTVRGTYSQGGGVPHLIAVAQDKSGAARDIALSYAAANGGGRAGIIETNFREETETDLFGEQAVLCGGTVDLIKAGFETLVEAGYAPEMAYFECLHELKLIVDLIYEGGIANMNYSISNNAEYGEYVTGPRIVTAETKKAMKAVLTDIQTGEYAKSFILENKAGAPTLQSRRRLTAEHQIEQVGSKLRAMMPWIAKNKLVDQSKN, from the coding sequence ATGAAAGTTTTCTACGACAAGGACGCCGACCTCTCCCTCATCAAGGGCAAGCAAGTCACCATCATCGGCTATGGCTCGCAAGGCCATGCGCACGCGCTGAACCTGAAGGAAAGCGGCGTGAACATCACCGTCGGTCTGCGCAAGGGCGGCGCATCGTGGAGCAAGGCTGAGAACGCCGGCCTGCAGGTCAAGGAAGTGGCGGAAGCCGTCAAGGGCGCAGATGTGGTCATGATGCTGCTGCCGGACGAGCAGATCGCCGAAGTCTATGCGAAGGAAGTGCACGCCAACATCAAGCAAGGCGCGGCGCTCGCTTTCGCACACGGCTTCAACGTGCATTACGGCCAGGTGATTCCGCGTGCCGACCTCGACGTGATCATGATCGCGCCGAAGGCGCCGGGCCACACGGTTCGCGGCACCTACTCGCAAGGCGGCGGCGTGCCCCACCTGATCGCTGTCGCGCAGGACAAGTCGGGCGCAGCGCGTGACATCGCTCTCTCGTACGCTGCGGCGAACGGCGGCGGCCGTGCCGGCATCATCGAAACCAACTTCCGCGAAGAAACGGAAACCGACCTGTTCGGCGAACAGGCCGTGCTGTGCGGCGGTACGGTCGACCTGATCAAGGCCGGCTTCGAAACGCTGGTGGAAGCGGGCTACGCGCCGGAAATGGCGTACTTCGAATGCCTGCATGAACTGAAGCTGATCGTCGACCTGATCTACGAAGGCGGCATCGCGAACATGAACTACTCGATCTCGAACAACGCCGAATACGGCGAGTACGTGACGGGTCCGCGTATCGTGACGGCTGAAACGAAGAAGGCGATGAAGGCTGTGCTGACCGACATTCAAACGGGCGAGTACGCGAAGAGCTTCATCCTCGAAAACAAGGCCGGCGCGCCGACGCTGCAATCGCGCCGCCGTCTGACGGCCGAACATCAGATCGAACAGGTCGGTTCGAAGCTGCGCGCCATGATGCCGTGGATCGCGAAAAACAAGCTGGTCGATCAGTCGAAGAACTAA
- a CDS encoding phosphatidylserine decarboxylase has protein sequence MNYPHPIIAREGWPFIAIAAVVALLIHFFAGFGVSWLFWLLLIFVVQFFRDPARPIPTQANAVLCPADGRIVAVETAHDPYANREALKISVFMNVFNVHSQRSPVDGAISKVEYFPGAYLNAAVDKASTENERNAIVIEMAGGQTVTSVQIAGLIARRILCYVRAGEPLTRGQRYGFIRFGSRVDVYLPVGSRPRVSIGEKVSASSTILAEL, from the coding sequence ATGAATTACCCTCATCCGATCATCGCGCGAGAAGGCTGGCCGTTCATCGCCATCGCGGCCGTCGTTGCATTACTGATTCACTTCTTCGCGGGGTTCGGCGTTTCATGGCTGTTCTGGCTGCTGCTGATTTTCGTCGTGCAGTTCTTCCGCGACCCGGCACGCCCGATCCCCACTCAGGCAAATGCCGTGCTGTGCCCGGCCGACGGCCGTATCGTCGCAGTCGAAACCGCGCACGATCCGTATGCCAATCGTGAAGCGCTGAAGATCAGCGTGTTCATGAACGTCTTCAACGTCCACTCGCAACGCTCGCCGGTGGATGGCGCGATCTCCAAGGTCGAATATTTCCCGGGCGCGTATCTGAATGCCGCAGTGGACAAGGCTTCCACCGAAAACGAACGCAATGCGATCGTGATCGAAATGGCCGGCGGCCAGACTGTGACTTCGGTGCAGATCGCCGGTTTGATCGCGCGGCGCATTCTTTGCTACGTACGGGCAGGTGAGCCGCTCACCCGTGGCCAACGTTACGGATTTATCCGCTTCGGTTCGCGCGTCGACGTGTATCTGCCGGTGGGCAGCCGTCCGCGTGTGTCGATCGGCGAGAAGGTTTCCGCGTCGTCCACGATCCTCGCTGAACTATAA